A region of Myxococcus stipitatus DSM 14675 DNA encodes the following proteins:
- a CDS encoding TIGR02269 family lipoprotein — protein MRVIPALWAVLFAASGLGCSTVSKSPVLEAWEAAELECDDPREDQCVTLLCLGDACGFYPCEDAPGEIELVRFPPARPPAAAAAPGRGPRRNWGGAQNLPRGAVMTFPNWNGAPERIIPPSRQLPPGRWEKHHIFPQEQRLKEWFEGQGVKIHNYTLPIPRDLHQRIHSVGGHGGQWNEAWRVFSRKYPNATPEEIFKHAGELIYRFQLLGGPIQPYYSRPGT, from the coding sequence ATGAGAGTCATTCCTGCCTTGTGGGCCGTGCTGTTCGCCGCGTCTGGGTTGGGCTGCTCCACCGTCAGCAAGTCCCCCGTCTTGGAGGCGTGGGAGGCGGCGGAGCTGGAGTGCGACGACCCTCGGGAAGACCAGTGCGTCACGCTCTTGTGCTTGGGCGACGCCTGCGGCTTCTATCCCTGCGAGGACGCTCCGGGAGAGATTGAGCTCGTGCGGTTCCCGCCCGCGCGACCTCCAGCGGCCGCGGCGGCGCCGGGACGGGGTCCTCGGAGGAACTGGGGCGGCGCGCAGAATCTCCCACGCGGCGCCGTCATGACGTTCCCCAACTGGAACGGTGCTCCAGAGCGAATCATCCCGCCCTCACGCCAGTTGCCCCCGGGCCGCTGGGAGAAGCACCACATCTTCCCGCAAGAGCAACGGCTCAAGGAGTGGTTCGAGGGGCAGGGGGTGAAGATCCACAACTACACCCTGCCCATCCCGCGCGACCTTCATCAGCGGATCCACAGCGTGGGCGGGCACGGTGGACAGTGGAATGAAGCGTGGAGGGTGTTCAGCAGGAAGTACCCCAACGCGACGCCCGAGGAGATCTTCAAGCACGCGGGAGAGCTCATCTATCGGTTCCAGCTCTTGGGTGGTCCCATCCAGCCGTACTATTCGAGGCCAGGAACGTGA
- a CDS encoding double-CXXCG motif protein — protein MRRFFWVDEDNAVAARYGGRVDASHRWRLPGMLKCPTCGATWSGMGHHFPGVDLSRLPGHREFEKARPEPLPELERLREQVRPLVPPHTKLPPGTGLGPLEGTASGKLPAFTWVVDLLLVQRGGLERLEAEGVRGLQGYPTALRFRQKNPPELLELQVDPHGSLHADCIPADAPPPCSACGRWGVGRPDEPILEAATLPSERDLFRVGNFATMVIGTERFVDAVRRLELEGLTFRELPTR, from the coding sequence ATGCGCCGATTCTTCTGGGTGGATGAGGACAACGCGGTGGCCGCGCGGTACGGCGGGAGAGTCGATGCCTCGCACAGATGGCGGCTGCCCGGCATGTTGAAGTGCCCGACGTGTGGCGCGACGTGGAGCGGCATGGGCCACCACTTCCCGGGGGTGGACCTGTCGCGACTGCCCGGGCATCGCGAGTTCGAGAAGGCGAGACCCGAGCCTCTGCCGGAACTCGAGCGCCTCCGTGAACAGGTGCGCCCGCTGGTACCCCCTCACACGAAGCTTCCACCGGGAACGGGCCTGGGCCCTCTGGAAGGAACAGCCTCCGGCAAGCTCCCGGCCTTCACCTGGGTCGTCGATCTCCTCCTCGTCCAGAGGGGGGGACTCGAGCGTCTTGAAGCAGAGGGCGTGAGAGGTCTCCAGGGTTACCCGACCGCGCTGCGGTTCCGACAGAAGAACCCACCGGAGCTGCTGGAGCTCCAGGTCGACCCGCATGGTTCGTTGCATGCCGACTGCATTCCAGCGGATGCGCCCCCGCCATGCTCGGCTTGTGGCCGCTGGGGCGTCGGCAGGCCCGATGAACCCATCCTGGAGGCGGCCACCCTTCCCTCGGAACGGGACCTGTTCCGAGTGGGGAACTTCGCGACCATGGTCATCGGCACGGAGCGCTTCGTGGACGCAGTGCGCCGACTCGAACTGGAGGGACTGACCTTCCGTGAGCTGCCGACGCGCTGA